A DNA window from Engystomops pustulosus chromosome 6, aEngPut4.maternal, whole genome shotgun sequence contains the following coding sequences:
- the KMT2B gene encoding histone-lysine N-methyltransferase 2B isoform X1, which yields MAAAASAGPGASGSVRGRFPGRPWVGRSGNRADRVRIPFQSAGRAAEIVDPVQLRILELHLNMQRLVVACGPDSDSAEDDEFLGFSEDPPVRQPLRLTLRSNRVGKSKTSRKSSLSFSVVSASAASSPSSKQEAPAASCKRESPPSTPSKQQTGLDLSKIKQSFTPEKIVRVHLTQLDPSLYSLNCSTLLYPSKETQKSSSNHSAPVSPSLSPSDHATPPTALNSPAHPSSKRRKKIVRPLPPSRRTRSLPNRCKVSSLDKKSDSVQEASDEMCKDEPLQAPSSDPLNSNADDTRETLPSRDDSKDANTEKNLDEPSASVVSTMEEPKSCRNRRSRQRDVESQSSDGVVVAKEPTKRRGLRERLVPKVKWKLRGGPRHESEAEGQETLENEVKEDKEEKLLIDPNPPQTDSNSPSVTISEETTPGKEETTDQAIDQDGSETTVLQEENDEENIEEIVESEEKPLENISESEEKPLESSGKSEERPLESTGESEEKPLESIGESEERPLESIGESEERPLESIGESEERPLESIGESEERPLESIGESEERPLESIGESEERPLESIGESEEKPLESIGESEEKPLESSGEFEEKPLESSGESEEKPLESSGESNSQVGAEVAPPETLEMDMTESVEPVTEPTDLGAESSALSDLSKKMKVTRKGQKAKSRSIKAQRIAAKRLAAKLLEAQNKAEPKPPAQSSKVEMPSSDNGDFLKPTVSARPSRVIKMPRRFMDDSEPPTTENQNKKVLAKPILTLAELEKQVLSDTLLPPSDPRFSLFNEDDHLNVLPPISPHTDSTQTASSPSSSSTSSPALQSAPSTPSESVRKNILRAPTFCWRSSNVLEAQETSSNPPLFRLQSPASPEEQVKPNPPVTTPTSPLPTKPDSAKRSPLLRAPQFTPSEAHLKIYQSVSLSDKEAKTQADHCSTTVVAPTAEVLVSPSAKSGDPHPSGRRANHLALPLFVDTLSSNMEVPCNSSESGNLQHNDVLDASNKPLEIGGMTLCPENGARPVCKLAAQSNSMSRTCQEEGVPFPPNEIALSGTDKKVISLLEKAKIQLFKIDKQKNVDPTAAESSPEENGPLSPAAQGQDSPLQGPRIKHVCRHPAVALGQPRAMIPEDIPRLSALPLCEREAAEPPAPPEDGSSASEPETITVVKQRPVRQPPPPPPRRPKPVSRAKLRMTRCGECKGCSVTEDCGTCVNCLDKTKFGGPNTKKQCCVYKRCDVIEARRLQRLAHKGRKAIRHLSARDSASESDESFTDPFRNEDTEASDRLESAQTTQRKSSRRCVRQRPCYDLFPDSEDSDYDPSPSAPRRKQRRESESNNVISRGKKSVSSHVTDLLPQDSEEQSKPRRTPQQPLILRARSGPEPDSMVNGSSTKIKSSDGTHRLRVDFKEDCDLQNVWLMGGLSILTSVPITPTHVCLLCASRGHHQFLYCQVCCEPFHTFCLEESERPLPEQEDSWCCQRCKFCNVCGRKGKAKKPLLECELCQTNYHINCLGPNYSVKPPRSRKGWLCSSCIRCKSCGASPAVEADMELTEGGNLCTECSSLYNKGNFCPICNRCYEENDYESKMIQCVKCVKWVHSKCEGLSDEGYEILSNLPESVVYTCPPCLDGSSAIWREAMLSELTAGIHDVLQGLLTSTFFRPLMHCVQCKSGENEGKCHHTPCDLESLGHLIEEGYYNSIATFNDDVVWIIQQAMKSGHLDKHEEAVKKLYIELMEKPFTWFNVEDSKYWEKNHKSVNNGLLPHAVVPPYPDHTYAHWREREDGSLSSNGIKPLPVSPEKVKREVESGVDKDKDSRQCALCLKYGDDEPKDAGRLLYIGQNEWTHINCAIWSAEVFEENDGSLKNVHAAVARGRQLRCEHCMKIGATVGCCLSTCQSNYHFMCARATHCSFQDDKKMFCQKHTKLLDGTTVSGDGFEVLRRVYVDFDGINFRRKFLQGLEPDNIHMMIGSMKIDTLGMLTDLSVSEGKIYPVGYQCSRLYWSTLDARRRCWYKCRVVEHRPKEGDLPPEWLDSQDNRTIIHSPGHIPAEKVSSKPLTPERIPVPCPPPSVPITTAVAPRSFSGARMKTPNYSPSRRPLGGTSRPLPSPGSPSSSSLSHHILTVSDPEVTPLRRSRRPPVPSPKATRQSSSRISSPPPPSSPMAITRRSSAEMETTVPILCVIGDASPRSVTSPLRCGAQLTVGAEALEEESEGGSSSEEDAGDQYYGLTRTVVSHEPLSPLLSTVTSGHIDQLDGIHDGTDSEDTSQNHNGPLSSGKTPTHLPSDIVEFVLKAVGESGAQGQQERPSPAATTSTVILNGLTATPLSNGTIQGPPPLRDPPQVQRVCRPLMGMPSNGPLCPAEPGTVTLGNSGSNILLLNKQTGQMLINVQGSGPDRATNPPLEISKPDSITITRLAPKVAPKPTNKVPISCLPHTTASKLPPSAQSKPNLGTVLIQTAPAGSPSWTFRVLPMVNVVQGSGQLTLGPQAVMAPTISGIPQTCLLQGLSMNTGLLSVAPAPTHPPTQVQLPLIQPAPPKPVHVQPISMKRPGSDTSNASKKPKLDSSNKLEPLNPQKLTQSVALNFNCTSTKTTNTRPKRKTKEPVLRDIFDLDLIVEEEEPRFTMNGLHLDLTVDVKTEYPTTESAKESPTSEHAQDFSPNFDDFEDRFQEEKENLLPRRGSPHLRFEIISEDGFYAQSDSADGAWRKVVEKVQEARGVSRLRQLSFSGLKGARMLGVLHDAVLFLLEQLSGGERCRGYKFLFHPQEVEEEELVINPSGCARSEFYVRKCTFDMFNFLASQHRTLPELCSYEEEEEEVQLKSTRRATSLDLPMAMRFRHLKKTSKEAVGVYRSAIHGRGLFCKRNIDVGEMVIEYSGIVIRSVLTDKREKYYDSKGIGCYMFRIDDFDVVDATMHGNAARFINHSCEPNCYSRVIHVEGQKHIVIFALRSIYRGEELTYDYKFPIEDASNKLPCNCGAKKCRRYLN from the exons ATGGCGGCTGCGGCCTCGGCTGGTCCCGGAGCCTCGGGCTCGGTTCGGGGCCGCTTTCCGGGCCGCCCCTGGGTGGGGAGAAGCGGGAACCGGGCGGACAGGGTTCGGATCCCATTTCAGAGCGCTGGGAGAGCGGCGGAGATCGTAGACCCGGTACAGCTGCGGATCCTCGAGCTCCACCTGAACATGCAGCGCCTGGTGGTGGCCTGTGGCCCGGACAGTGACAGCGCCGAG gatgatgagtttttgggtttTAGCGAAGACCCCCCTGTACGGCAGCCTCTGCGACTGACCCTGAGATCAAACAGAG ttgGTAAATCTAAGACCTCGAGAAAGTCCTCCTTATCCTTCTCAGTGGTGTCTGCCTCTGCCGCATCAAGTCCCAGCTCCAAGCAAGAGGCTCCTGCTGCGTCTTGTAAGCGGGAAAGTCCCCCCAGCACACCCTCCAAGCAACAGACCGGCCTCGATCTGTCCAAAATAAAGCAGAGCTTCACCCCTGAGAAGATAGTCCGGGTGCACCTGACACAACTGGATCCCTCGTTGTATAGTCTGAACTGTTCTACGTTACTGTACCCGTCAAAGGAAACGCAGAAATCTTCATCCAATCACAGCGCCCCTGTATCCCCCAGCCTTTCCCCTTCTGACCATGCCACTCCCCCAACGGCGCTGAATAGCCCCGCCCATCCCTCCTCTAAGCGGCGGAAGAAGATCGTCAGACCGCTCCCTCCTAGTCGCCGCACTCGGAGCTTACCAAATCGGTGCAAAGTGAGCTCTTTAGACAAGAAATCGGACTCTGTCCAGGAGGCATCTGATGAGATGTGTAAGGACGAGCCTCTTCAAGCTCCTTCATCAGACCCACTGAACAGCAATGCTGATGATACAAGGGAGACCCTACCCTCAAGAGATGACTCCAAGGATGCAAATACTGAGAAGAATCTAGATGAGCCATCTGCTTCTGTTGTTTCCACTATGGAGGAACCAAAAAGTTGTAGGAATCGTAGATCTAGACAAAGAGACGTTGAAAGTCAGAGCTCTGATGGGGTAGTAGTGGCCAAAGAGCCAACGAAACGCAGAGGACTAAGGGAGCGACTTGTTCCCAAGGTCAAATGGAAGCTACGAGGAGGTCCTAGGCACGAGAGCGAGGCAGAAGGACAAGAAACACTTGAAAACGAAGTTAAGGAGGATAAAGAAGAGAAACTACTGATTGACCCCAATCCTCCACAGACTGACAGTAATTCGCCCTCTGTAACAATCTCTGAAGAAACGACGCCTGGAAAGGAAGAAACCACTGATCAAGCCATAGACCAAGATGGCTCTGAAACTACTGTTCTCCAAGAAGAAAATGATGAAGAGAACATTGAAGAGATTGTTGAGTCCGAGGAGAAACCTCTTGAGAACATCAGTGAGTCTGAGGAGAAACCTCTGGAAAGCAGCGGGAAGTCCGAGGAGAGACCTCTGGAGAGCACTGGTGAGTCCGAGGAGAAACCTCTGGAGAGCATTGGTGAGTCCGAGGAGAGACCTCTGGAGAGCATTGGTGAGTCCGAGGAGAGACCTCTGGAGAGCATTGGTGAGTCCGAGGAGAGACCTCTGGAGAGCATTGGTGAGTCCGAGGAGAGACCTCTGGAGAGCATTGGTGAGTCCGAGGAGAGACCTCTGGAGAGCATTGGTGAGTCCGAGGAGAGACCTCTGGAGAGCATTGGTGAGTCCGAGGAGAAACCTCTGGAGAGCATTGGTGAGTCCGAGGAGAAACCTCTGGAGAGCAGCGGGGAGTTTGAGGAGAAACCTCTGGAGAGCAGCGGGGAGTCTGAGGAGAAACCTCTGGAGAGCAGCGGGGAGTCAAACTCACAGGTCGGAGCTGAAGTAGCTCCTCCTGAAACGTTGGAGATGGACATGACTGAGAGTGTAGAACCGGTGACTGAGCCCACTGATTTAGGTGCAGAGTCTTCTGCCTTGTCCGATCTTTCAAAGAAGATGAAGGTTACGAGAAAGGGGCAAAAGGCGAAGAGTCGTTCAATCAAGGCGCAGCGTATTGCAGCCAAGAGATTGGCGGCCAAGCTGCTGGAGGCGCAGAACAAGGCTGAACCAAAACCACCAGCTCAGTCTTCCAAAGTGGAAATGCCAAGTAGTGACAATGGAGACTTCCTCAAGCCTACAGTCAGCGCCAGACCTTCCAGAGTCATCAAAATGCCTCGTAGATTCATGGACGACTCCGAGCCTCCTACCACCGAAAACCAGAACAAGAAGGTTCTCGCTAAGCCGATCCTTACCTTGGCCGAGCTGGAGAAGCAGGTTCTCTCGGATACTCTTCTTCCACCTTCTGACCCGCGCTTCAGTCTCTTTAACGAAGATGACCACCTCAACGTGCTACCTCCCATATCTCCCCATACAGACTCCACCCAGACGGCTtcatctccttcttcttcctccacctcctctcccgCTCTTCAATCCGCTCCATCAACTCCCTCTGAAAGCGTGCGCAAAAACATCCTCCGGGCCCCAACGTTCTGTTGGAGATCATCAAACGTTTTGGAGGCCCAGGAGACGAGTTCTAATCCACCTCTCTTTCGTCTGCAGTCTCCGGCCTCGCCGGAGGAGCAAGTAAAGCCCAACCCTCCGGTTACAACTCCAACTTCTCCTCTTCCAACCAAACCAGATTCCGCCAAACGTTCTCCTCTCCTCCGCGCCCCTCAGTTCACACCCAGTGAAGCGCACTTGAAGATTTACCAGTCTGTCTCTCTTAGCGACAAGGAGGCCAAGACTCAAGCAGACCACTGTTCCACCACCGTTGTTGCTCCTACGGCAGAAGTCTTAGTGTCTCCTTCGGCTAAATCTGGTGATCCCCATCCTTCAGGGAGACGGGCAAACCACCTGGCTTTACCTCTGTTTGTGGACACCCTTTCTTCCAATATGGAAGTTCCTTGTAACTCATCAGAGAGCGGAAACCTACAACACAATGATGTCCTAGATGCATCAAACAAACCCCTCGAGATCGGAGGCATGACCCTGTGCCCGGAGAACGGTGCCAGGCCCGTGTGCAAACTGGCTGCTCAATCCAATTCTATGTCTCGCACTTGCCAGGAAGAGGGGGTCCCCTTCCCACCCAACGAAATCGCCTTGTCTGGTACTGACAAGAAGGTGATCAGCCTCCTGGAGAAGGCCAAGATACAACTCTTCAAGATAGACAAGCAGAAGAACGTGGACCCG ACGGCTGCTGAATCCTCTCCAGAGGAGAACGGGCCCTTATCTCCAGCCGCTCAG GGCCAGGACTCGCCCCTTCAAGGACCTCGCATTAAACACGTGTGCCGTCATCCAGCCGTGGCCCTGGGACAGCCACGCGCCATGATCCCGGAAGACATCCCCAGACTCAGCGCCTTACCGCTATGTGAGAGGGAGGCTGCTGAGCCTCCAGCGCCCCCCGAAG ACGGGTCTTCTGCCTCTGAGCCGGAGACCATCACGGTGGTGAAGCAGAGGCCAGTGAGGCAGCCCCCGCCTCCTCCGCCGCGTAGACCGAAGCCTGTATCCAGGGCTAAGCTACGCATGACCAGGTGCGGGGAATGTAAAGGCTGCTCTGTGACGGAGGACTGCGGGACCTGTGTCAACTGCCTGGACAAAACCAAATTTGGCGGCCCCAACACCAAGAAGCAATGTTGTGT GTACAAGCGTTGCGATGTGATTGAGGCCCGCCGGCTGCAGAGATTGGCACACAAAG GACGGAAAGCGATCAGGCACCTCTCCGCACGTGACAGCGCCTCCGAATCTGACGAATCCTTCACCGATCCTTTCCGAAACGAAGACACGGAAGCTTCCGACCGTCTGGAAAGCGCACAGACGACCCAACGCAAATCCAGCCGCCGCTGCGTAAGGCAGCGCCCCTGCTACGACCTCTTCCCCGATTCCGAAGACTCAGACTACGACCCGAGCCCCAGCGCCCCCCGCCGCAAGCAGAGACGGGAGTCTG AGAGTAACAACGTGATTTCTAGGGGAAAAAAATCTGTTTCTTCTCATGTCACAGATTTGCTTCCCCAGGACTCGGAGGAGCAGAGTAAACCCCGCAGAACCCCGCAGCAGCCCCTGATCCTCCGAGCCAGGTCTGGGCCGGAGCCG GACTCTATGGTGAACGGTTCATCAACCAAGATCAAATCTTCTGATGGAACGCATCGCTTACGTGTGGATTTTAAG GAGGACTGTGACTTGCAGAACGTGTGGCTGATGGGGGGACTCAGCATCCTGACCTCTGTACCCATAACGCCAACGCACGTGTGCCTGCTGTGCGCCAGCCGCGGGCATCATCAG TTCTTGTACTGTCAGGTGTGCTGTGAACCTTTCCACACATTCTGCCTGGAGGAGTCCGAGCGGCCTCTACCCGAGCAGGAGGACAGCTGGTGCTGCCAAAGATGCAAGTTCTGCAATGTGTGCGGACGCAAGGGGAAGGCCAAAAAG CCTTTACTGGAGTGTGAACTATGTCAGACAAACTACCACATCAACTGTCTGGGTCCAAATTATTCCGTCAAACCACCTCGCAGCAGGAAAGGCTGG CTTTGCTCATCCTGCATTCGTTGCAAGAGCTGCGGAGCTTCTCCTGCTGTGGAGGCAGATATGGAGCTAACAGAAGGTGGTAACCTGTGTACAGAATGCTCCAGCCTGTATAATAAAG GAAATTTCTGCCCCATCTGCAATCGCTGCTACGAAGAAAACGACTATGAGAGCAAAATGATTCAGTGTGTAAAATGTGTGAAGTGGGTGCACTCCAAGTGTGAGGGGCTCTCAG ACGAGGGATACGAGATCCTGTCCAACCTTCCCGAGAGTGTGGTGTACACCTGCCCCCCGTGTCTGGACGGCTCCAGCGCTATATGGCGGGAGGCCATGCTATCAGAGCTTACCGCCGGCATCCATGACGTCCTACAGGGGCTACTCACCTCAACGTTTTTCAGACCACTCATGCACTGTGTACAG TGTAAAAGTGGAGAAAACGAGGGGAAGTGTCACCATACGCCCTGCGATCTAGAGTCCCTGGGTCACCTGATAGAGGAAGGTTACTACAACTCGATA GCCACGTTCAACGATGATGTTGTTTGGATTATACAACAAGCGATGAAGAGCGGCCACTTGGATAAACATGAGGAAGCCGTGAAGAAACTGTATATCGAG TTGATGGAGAAACCCTTCACCTGGTTTAATGTTGAAGACTCCAAATACTGGGAGAAGAACCACAAATCTGTGAATAA TGGGCTCCTCCCTCACGCAGTGGTGCCCCCGTACCCGGATCATACCTATGCCCATTGGCGGGAGAGAGAAGACGGCTCCTTGTCTAGTAATGGAATCAAGCCGCTCCCTGTGTCCCCTGAGAAAG TGAAGAGAGAAGTGGAGTCGGGTGTGGATAAGGACAAGGATTCCCGTCAGTGCGCCTTGTGTCTTAAGTACGGAGATGATGAGCCAAAG GACGCCGGAAGACTACTTTATATCGGCCAGAACGAGTGGACCCACATCAACTGCGCCATCTGGTCGGCCGAGGTCTTCGAGGAGAACGACGGGTCCTTGAAAAACGTGCACGCCGCCGTGGCTCGGGGGCGACAGCTG CGTTGCGAACACTGTATGAAAATTGGCGCCACGGTCGGCTGCTGTCTGTCCACTTGTCAAAGTAACTACCACTTCATGTGCGCGCGGGCCACCCACTGCAGCTTTCAGGATGACAAGAAGATGTTCTGCCAGAAACACACCAAACTGCTGGACGGAACG ACTGTTTCTGGCGACGGCTTTGAGGTGCTGCGTCGCGTCTACGTGGACTTCGATGGAATCAACTTCAGAAGGAAGTTTCTGCAGGGGCTAGAACCGGACAATATACACATGATGATCG GTTCCATGAAGATAGACACGCTGGGCATGCTGACGGATCTATCAGTCTCTGAAGGGAAGATTTACCCTGTGGGTTACCA GTGTTCTCGCTTATACTGGAGCACACTGGATGCCAGGCGGCGCTGCTGGTACAAATGTAGGGTGGTCGAGCATCGCCCTAAAGAGGGGGATCTACCCCCGGAATGGCTGGACAGTCAGGATAACAGGACGATCATTCACAGTCCAGGGCACATCCCAG CTGAGAAGGTCTCATCCAAACCTCTGACCCCAGAAAGGATCCCCGTCCCTTGCCCACCCCCCTCGGTGCCCATCACCACAGCAGTTGCCCCCCGCTCTTTCAGTGGTGCACGAATGAAGACTCCAAACTACTCTCCATCGCGGCGACCACTAGGAGGAACCTCCCGACCTTTGCCCTCTCCAG GGAGTCCATCATCTTCCTCCTTATCCCATCACATCCTGACTGTCAGTGATCCTGAGGTGACTCCTCTTCGGAGAAGCAGACGACCCCCGGTGCCATCACCCAAGGCCACGCGTCAGTCTTCTTCCCGGATCTcgagtcctcctcctcccagctCCCCGATGGCGATCACTCGCCGCTCCTCGGCTGAGATGGAGACCACGGTCCCGATTCTCTGTGTCATAGGTGACGCTTCTCCTCGGTCGGTCACTAGTCCGTTGCGATGTGGAGCGCAGCTGACCGTTGGCGCTGAGGCCCTGGAGGAGGAATCGGAGGGGGGAAGTAGCTCGGAGGAGGACGCAGGGGACCAGTACTATGGACTGACGAGGACTGTGGTGTCCCACGAGCCTCTGAGCCCTCTACTATCTACTGTAACGTCCGGACATATTGACCAGCTTGATGGCATCCATGACGGTACCGATAGTGAGGAcacatcacagaaccacaatggaCCCCTGAGTAGCGGTAAGACCCCCACCCACCTGCCTTCTGATATAGTGGAGTTTGTGCTAAAGGCGGTTGGGGAATCGGGGGCACAGGGGCAGCAGGAGAGGCCCTCACCAGCCGCGACCACCTCCACCGTCATCCTCAACGGGCTCACAGCAACCCCCCTGTCTAATGGCACAATCCAAGGACCGCCACCCCTCAGGGACCCACCGCAAGTGCAAAGGGTGTGTCGCCCCCTCATGGGCATGCCCTCTAATGGCCCCCTATGCCCCGCCGAGCCTGGCACAGTCACCCTGGGCAACTCAGGATCCAATATCCTATTACTCAACAAGCAAACGGGCCAGATGCTTATAAACGTGCAGGGCAGCGGGCCGGACCGGGCCACCAATCCTCCACTGGAGATCTCCAAACCGGACAGCATCACCATCACAAGACTCGCCCCTAAAGTAGCCCCCAAGCCGACCAACAAAGTCCCCATCTCTTGTCTTCCTCACACTACTGCATCTAAGCTTCCTCCATCAGCACAGTCCAAACCAAACCTTGGCACAGTTTTAATACAGACGGCCCCCGCAGGATCCCCGTCATGGACGTTTCGTGTCCTGCCAATGGTAAACGTGGTACAAGGCAGCGGGCAGCTCACACTGGGGCCACAGGCGGTGATGGCCCCAACAATCTCTGGCATCCCCCAGACTTGTCTCCTGCAGGGCCTTTCTATGAACACAGGACTACTCAGCGTGGCCCCTGCTCCCACCCATCCCCCCACACAAGTGCAGCTGCCCCTCATCCAACCTGCACCCCCTAAACCTGTCCATGTACAACCCATCAGCATGAAGAGACCCGGCAGCGACACCAGCAACGCTTCCAAGAAACCAAAACTTGACTCGTCTAATAAACTGGAACCACTGAATCCGCAGAAGTTAACGCAGTCTGTGGCACTGAACTTTAATTGCACATCAACAAAGACGACTAACACAAG ACCAAAACGTAAGACAAAAGAACCAGTTCTCCGAGATATTTTTGATCTGGACCTGATAGTTGAGGAGGAGGAGCCACGTTTCACCATGAATGG GCTTCATCTAGACCTCACTGTGGATGTAAAAACTGAGTATCCAACAACGGAATCAGCCAAAGAGTCCCCCACCTCGGAGCACGCCCAAG ATTTCTCCCCCAATTTTGACGACTTTGAGGACCGATTTCAGGAAGAGAAGGAAAATCTGTTACCGAGAAGAGGCAGCCCCCACCTGCGCTTCGAAATAATCAGCGAGGATGGATTTTACGCCCAGTCTGACAGCGCAGACG GTGCTTGGAGAAAAGTGGTTGAAAAGGTGCAGGAGGCTCGAGGTGTCAGCCGGCTCAGACAGTTGTCCTTCTCAG GCCTGAAGGGAGCGAGGATGCTGGGAGTCCTGCACGACGCCGTCCTCTTCCTCCTGGAGCAGCTGAGCGGAGGCGAGCGCTGCCGGGGATACAAGTTCCTGTTCCATccgcaggaggtggaggaggaagagctgGTGATCAACCCGTCTGGCTGCGCCCGGAGCGAGTTCTACGTCAG GAAATGTACCTTTGACATGTTCAATTTCTTGGCGTCGCAGCATCGCACCCTTCCGGAACTGTGCTCGtacgaagaagaggaggaggaggtgcagctgAAGTCCACCAG GAGGGCGACCAGTCTGGATCTCCCCATGGCCATGAGGTTCCGGCACCTGAAGAAAACTTCTAAGGAGGCGGTCGGGGTCTATAG gtcaGCCATTCACGGCCGGGGGCTGTTTTGCAAAAGAAACATTGATGTTGGAGAGATGGTCATCGAGTACTCGGGCATCGTGATCCGCTCCGTGCTGACCGACAAGAGGGAGAAATATTACGACAGCAAG GGCATTGGATGTTACATGTTCCGCATTGATGACTTTGACGTGGTGGACGCTACGATGCACGGCAACGCGGCGCGTTTCATTAACCACTCGTGCGAGCCCAACTGCTACTCCAGGGTCATCCACGTGGAAGGTCAGAAGCACATCGTCATCTTCGCCCTGCGCAGCATCTACCGCGGCGAGGAGCTGACCTACGACTACAAGTTCCCCATCGAGGACGCCAGCAACAAGCTGCCCTGCAACTGTGGTGCCAAGAAGTGTCGCCGGTACCTCAACTGA